The Vibrio nitrifigilis genome window below encodes:
- a CDS encoding MFS transporter → MNTEQNYSETQQDTPPKRKITLEDVKTLSLSALGGALEFYDFVIFVYFANVVGSLFFPADMPEWMRQVQTYGIFAAGYLARPLGGIIMAHFGDLLGRKRMFMLSIFLMAVPTMAIGLMPTYESIGLAAPLLLLLCRVLQGAAIGGEAPGAWVFVTEHVSKRHIGLACGTLSAGLVAGILIGSLVATGIHSAYSAEDIHSYGWRIPFLLGGVFGFVTMYLRRWLHETPIFKAMQEHKQLAEELPIKTVLKEHLPSVLVSMAVTWVLTAAIVVTILMTPSLLQKIVHLDPTTSLEANSVAIVFILIGCLVSGSLADRFGNGPIMAIFSIGLGASFWAFYGTMLHDTTYLFPMYAIVGFFVGIVGVVPAIAVKSFPAAIRFSGLSFSYNVAYAIFGGTTPMLVSAMIAENVMSPVYYVACVCGVGIIASAAVIRFKPRLDLATGNV, encoded by the coding sequence ATGAACACAGAACAGAATTATTCAGAAACACAACAGGATACTCCCCCCAAAAGAAAGATAACGTTAGAAGACGTTAAAACACTGAGCCTATCTGCGCTGGGCGGTGCTCTTGAGTTTTACGACTTTGTTATTTTTGTCTACTTCGCGAACGTTGTAGGTAGCCTGTTCTTCCCTGCCGACATGCCTGAATGGATGCGTCAAGTTCAGACTTATGGCATTTTCGCAGCTGGATACTTAGCTCGTCCTTTAGGTGGCATCATTATGGCTCACTTCGGTGACCTACTGGGCCGCAAACGCATGTTTATGCTTAGTATCTTTTTAATGGCTGTTCCAACAATGGCAATTGGCCTAATGCCAACATACGAAAGCATTGGCCTGGCAGCACCGTTACTACTATTACTATGTCGTGTTCTTCAAGGTGCAGCGATTGGTGGTGAAGCACCGGGCGCTTGGGTATTTGTAACAGAGCACGTTTCAAAACGTCACATCGGTTTAGCGTGTGGTACGTTATCAGCAGGGCTTGTAGCAGGTATTTTGATTGGCTCACTTGTCGCAACAGGTATTCACTCAGCATACAGTGCAGAAGACATTCACAGCTACGGCTGGCGTATTCCATTCTTGTTAGGTGGTGTATTTGGTTTCGTTACCATGTACCTACGCCGCTGGTTACATGAAACTCCTATTTTCAAAGCGATGCAGGAACACAAACAACTGGCAGAAGAATTACCGATTAAAACAGTTCTTAAAGAACACTTGCCATCTGTATTAGTGTCTATGGCTGTTACTTGGGTATTAACCGCTGCTATCGTGGTAACTATCTTGATGACACCATCACTACTACAAAAAATTGTTCATCTAGACCCAACAACCTCATTAGAAGCAAACAGTGTTGCTATTGTGTTTATTTTGATTGGTTGTTTAGTTTCCGGTTCACTGGCAGACCGTTTTGGTAATGGCCCAATTATGGCTATTTTCAGTATCGGTTTAGGGGCAAGTTTCTGGGCGTTCTACGGCACAATGTTGCATGACACCACCTACCTATTCCCAATGTATGCCATCGTTGGCTTCTTCGTGGGTATTGTTGGCGTTGTCCCTGCCATTGCAGTAAAAAGCTTCCCAGCCGCGATTCGTTTCTCTGGTTTATCATTCTCATACAATGTCGCGTATGCCATCTTTGGTGGTACAACACCAATGCTGGTCAGTGCCATGATCGCAGAAAACGTCATGTCACCTGTGTATTATGTAGCGTGTGTATGTGGCGTAGGTATTATTGCCAGCGCTGCCGTGATTCGCTTCAAACCACGATTGGATTTGGCGACGGGCAATGTTTAA
- a CDS encoding diguanylate cyclase domain-containing protein: MALTFQHSKKAHLFLACSVLLFLTLDSAMLALNFRITHAVSEDAVIINLAGRQRMLSQKMTKSIFQISPEQLKSKQTQTHILQYMQAYEMFNDTLEAFNNSGYVIDAEKKLVMVKAINHPEARTIITRAAKLLEPLHALNLNIMKTGLTPELFQQIKTLLGDNNEQLLNQMNQLTVMVEKSSRQQTQDLRSIQLVTFALALLNFAFIITQFRRGQRHSEQTINVLNDLIQSAKAALLIYDEAGKVVMANESARRMFGYNEEEVGTLNKRQLFDHEGEQWIALTRSGKRVPIELHERSLIRNGETVTIATIIETRHQLAKNQSLFQLANRDTLTGMFNRNALTIALYHKAQQTKFWGSRFACFAISLNNFSQVNKEYGKDIGDELLKEFTYRLCKTTRDSDFIYRYGGDEFVLVVDLADNDAALSQITHKINKAMQDPFTLTNNISFEVSPSIGVAICPDDEADPEELITMAHELMNRGKGSQVIEFSKAIQARHPQYHNEKQ; encoded by the coding sequence ATGGCATTAACATTCCAACATTCTAAAAAAGCACATCTCTTTTTGGCCTGCTCTGTTTTACTGTTTTTAACCTTAGACAGCGCCATGCTCGCTCTTAATTTCAGAATTACTCATGCAGTTTCAGAAGATGCCGTGATAATTAACCTCGCGGGACGCCAGCGAATGTTGTCACAAAAAATGACGAAATCCATCTTCCAAATCAGTCCTGAGCAGCTAAAAAGCAAACAGACACAGACTCATATTTTGCAATACATGCAAGCCTATGAAATGTTTAATGACACTCTAGAAGCCTTTAATAATAGTGGCTATGTCATTGATGCCGAGAAAAAGCTCGTCATGGTTAAGGCCATCAACCATCCAGAAGCGCGAACAATCATTACTCGAGCGGCCAAGCTATTAGAGCCATTACATGCATTGAATCTCAACATTATGAAAACGGGCCTCACACCAGAACTCTTCCAGCAAATAAAAACTTTGCTCGGTGATAATAACGAACAGTTATTAAATCAGATGAACCAGCTCACGGTAATGGTGGAAAAAAGCTCACGCCAACAAACGCAAGATCTCAGATCAATTCAGCTTGTTACCTTTGCTTTAGCACTACTTAATTTTGCCTTCATTATTACCCAATTTCGCCGTGGTCAACGGCATTCAGAGCAGACTATTAATGTACTTAATGATTTAATTCAATCAGCCAAAGCCGCACTGCTCATCTACGATGAAGCGGGCAAGGTCGTTATGGCTAATGAAAGTGCCAGAAGAATGTTTGGCTATAACGAAGAAGAAGTGGGCACATTAAACAAACGCCAACTTTTCGACCACGAGGGAGAACAATGGATAGCGTTAACTCGTAGTGGTAAAAGAGTGCCTATTGAACTGCATGAACGCTCTCTTATTCGTAATGGAGAAACGGTCACCATTGCAACAATTATTGAAACGCGCCACCAGCTGGCTAAAAATCAATCTCTATTTCAGTTAGCCAATCGTGACACCTTAACTGGCATGTTTAACCGCAACGCTTTAACGATTGCACTGTATCATAAAGCCCAGCAAACCAAGTTTTGGGGCTCTCGTTTTGCCTGTTTTGCGATTAGCTTGAATAACTTTAGCCAAGTGAATAAAGAATATGGCAAAGATATTGGTGATGAGTTATTAAAAGAATTTACCTACCGCCTATGTAAAACAACTCGCGATAGTGATTTTATTTATCGTTATGGCGGCGATGAATTCGTATTGGTTGTTGATCTGGCAGATAATGATGCAGCCTTAAGTCAAATTACTCATAAAATTAATAAGGCAATGCAAGATCCTTTTACCTTAACCAATAATATTAGCTTTGAAGTTTCGCCTAGTATCGGAGTCGCTATTTGTCCCGATGATGAAGCGGATCCGGAAGAACTCATTACAATGGCTCACGAATTAATGAACCGTGGTAAAGGTTCACAAGTCATCGAGTTTTCCAAGGCAATTCAAGCTCGCCATCCGCAATATCATAATGAAAAGCAGTAA